The following proteins are encoded in a genomic region of Sulfurospirillum arsenophilum NBRC 109478:
- a CDS encoding aspartate:alanine exchanger family transporter, which translates to MINNEIFYLFAIISVGYILGNIKVRGFSLDVTAMLIVALIAGHYGMVISDAFQYFGLAIFIYAVGLQSGPGFFDTIKHEGLKLNLIATALLLLLFVIIFGFGYFFDMPKTIIDGIFTGALTSVPALAAALEIKHTPTTSVIFGLVYPFGIVATVLFIRVLPVLFRVDLQKEVEEYESSQKVRFPDIHTRNFRITNENFRNTEIKKSKIESMTSTVIERMTSDGHVDHTTEDVSLSYGDVIRVAGTDEQLANLSIVLGQEIGEEHEFQDNMAVLRLLTTSKEIVGKKIGMIKELKSLRAVITKVRRAGIDIPAYPDLTLRLGDKLYVVAPETYTEKVTKLIGNDLLKYPAADFLPISLGVVFGILLGSIPFYIPGVGDIKLSFVGGILITALVLGRLGRVGPIVWNLSPHSTTLLKTLGQLIFIATLGTNAGKYLVESLENNGVLPIVLALGALIVSLGIITFTCRKILKMNFLDILGLLSGAMTSTPSLTMANNMTKTDYPSIAYAAVYPLGLVLVIVLAQLGMKIM; encoded by the coding sequence ATGATTAATAACGAAATTTTTTACCTCTTCGCCATCATTTCTGTTGGCTACATCTTAGGCAATATTAAAGTCAGAGGCTTTTCACTGGATGTAACGGCTATGCTTATCGTAGCACTCATTGCTGGACATTATGGCATGGTTATCTCTGATGCATTTCAATACTTTGGACTCGCTATTTTTATCTATGCTGTTGGTCTTCAATCAGGTCCTGGTTTCTTTGATACCATCAAACATGAAGGTCTTAAGCTCAATCTCATAGCAACAGCCCTTTTACTTCTGCTTTTTGTCATCATCTTTGGATTTGGCTACTTTTTTGATATGCCAAAAACTATCATCGATGGAATTTTTACAGGAGCACTTACCAGCGTTCCAGCACTCGCAGCGGCCCTAGAGATTAAACATACACCAACCACTTCCGTCATCTTTGGTCTTGTATACCCTTTTGGCATTGTAGCAACCGTCCTTTTTATACGCGTACTACCTGTACTTTTTCGTGTCGATTTGCAAAAAGAAGTGGAAGAGTATGAATCAAGCCAAAAAGTACGTTTTCCTGACATTCATACCCGAAATTTTCGCATTACTAATGAAAACTTCAGAAACACCGAAATCAAAAAATCAAAAATAGAGAGTATGACCTCTACCGTCATAGAGCGTATGACTTCTGATGGGCATGTTGACCATACCACCGAAGATGTTTCTCTCAGTTATGGCGATGTTATCAGAGTCGCAGGAACCGATGAGCAACTGGCTAACCTTAGCATTGTTTTAGGCCAAGAGATCGGTGAAGAACATGAATTTCAAGACAATATGGCAGTCTTACGACTTCTGACAACTTCGAAAGAAATTGTCGGTAAAAAAATCGGTATGATAAAAGAACTCAAGTCACTCCGTGCTGTCATTACCAAAGTACGACGTGCGGGTATCGACATTCCTGCATATCCTGATTTGACGTTACGCCTTGGTGATAAACTCTATGTAGTCGCACCTGAAACATACACTGAAAAAGTGACCAAACTCATCGGTAATGACCTTTTAAAATACCCAGCGGCAGACTTTTTACCTATATCATTAGGTGTTGTTTTTGGTATCTTGCTAGGAAGTATTCCTTTTTATATTCCCGGTGTCGGCGACATCAAACTAAGCTTTGTCGGTGGTATTTTGATTACCGCGTTAGTCCTTGGACGTTTAGGACGTGTTGGACCCATCGTATGGAACCTTTCACCGCATTCGACCACGCTTTTAAAGACCCTTGGCCAACTCATCTTTATAGCAACCCTTGGAACCAATGCAGGTAAATACCTTGTCGAGTCATTGGAAAACAATGGTGTCTTACCCATTGTACTCGCGCTTGGTGCGCTCATCGTTTCGTTGGGAATTATTACCTTTACATGTAGAAAAATTTTGAAGATGAATTTCTTAGATATTCTGGGTTTGCTCTCAGGAGCTATGACCTCGACACCTTCATTAACCATGGCAAATAACATGACCAAAACGGATTACCCTTCCATCGCGTATGCTGCGGTTTACCCACTTGGTTTGGTACTGGTCATCGTTCTAGCCCAACTGGGTATGAAGATAATGTAA
- a CDS encoding carboxymuconolactone decarboxylase family protein, translating to MPLINTIKPENATGELAELYGKIEAMRGRVSNSAQIFSASPELIKQQMSFIEYYMVKQKSLSMPLLASIRMLISDKNSCSYCVDYNASILINMMGWTPKDVEAMRANPNDTKLDAKEKAMLLFVLKAVRTPHDVNASDVQALRDLGYEDGDILDATNHGARMSAIDIIFDAFKIEKDF from the coding sequence ATGCCATTAATCAATACCATCAAACCAGAAAACGCCACCGGTGAGCTTGCAGAGCTTTATGGAAAAATAGAAGCGATGCGTGGACGTGTGAGTAACTCAGCGCAGATTTTTAGTGCAAGTCCTGAGCTCATCAAACAGCAAATGAGTTTCATCGAATACTACATGGTCAAACAAAAAAGCCTTTCAATGCCTTTGCTTGCCTCTATTCGTATGCTCATTTCCGATAAAAACAGCTGTAGCTATTGTGTCGATTATAACGCTTCTATTCTTATCAATATGATGGGATGGACCCCAAAAGATGTTGAAGCAATGCGTGCCAATCCTAATGATACTAAGTTAGATGCAAAAGAAAAAGCGATGCTTCTGTTTGTTCTCAAAGCGGTACGCACACCTCATGATGTAAACGCTTCAGATGTACAAGCCTTGCGTGATCTTGGTTATGAGGATGGTGACATTTTAGATGCTACAAACCACGGCGCACGCATGTCTGCCATCGATATCATCTTTGATGCATTTAAAATCGAGAAAGATTTTTAG
- a CDS encoding cysteine hydrolase family protein: MKRALIVVDVQNEYFDGGALPISYPPHSFEKIKVAIAEAQKEGVLTVFVQHTSLKENAGAFVRGSHLWELHDEIKNIKPDLIIEKNHASSFIGTDLNWRLRNLGVDTVTIIGYMTQNCCDATARDASQLGFNVEFLSDANGTLAFSNEAGEVSAEELHRAFLVAQAFGFSRVLTLNEWIPLLSKEKSCH, from the coding sequence ATGAAACGAGCTCTTATCGTTGTGGATGTTCAAAATGAGTATTTTGATGGGGGCGCTTTGCCTATTAGCTACCCGCCCCATAGTTTTGAGAAAATCAAAGTGGCTATTGCTGAAGCTCAAAAAGAGGGCGTTCTCACTGTCTTTGTGCAACATACCAGTCTCAAAGAAAATGCCGGAGCATTTGTTCGAGGAAGCCATCTGTGGGAATTGCACGATGAGATTAAGAACATAAAACCTGATCTTATCATCGAAAAGAATCATGCGAGTTCATTCATAGGAACTGACCTAAACTGGAGACTGAGAAATCTTGGTGTCGATACTGTTACTATCATAGGGTACATGACCCAAAATTGTTGCGATGCTACAGCAAGGGACGCTTCACAACTTGGATTTAACGTCGAGTTTTTAAGCGATGCAAATGGTACATTGGCTTTTTCTAATGAAGCAGGTGAGGTAAGTGCCGAAGAATTACACCGAGCTTTTTTAGTGGCTCAGGCATTTGGATTTAGTCGCGTTTTAACGCTTAATGAATGGATACCATTACTTTCAAAGGAAAAATCATGCCATTAA
- a CDS encoding TetR/AcrR family transcriptional regulator, with protein sequence METTRDKLIHAAFDEIFSHGYQGASLVDILAKAGVHKGSMYHFFANKKEMALASIEETILQKNAEKYRYVETYTSGFLEEFYTRLRDTSVRDFKRGCPIANIVQEMSNIDEDFNTLMKSIYGAFRAKIKAILDKAIEVKEMKLCDTTKLALFITSTVEGAILAAKASGNAQDYSDVIEELIEHIEGKR encoded by the coding sequence ATGGAAACCACACGCGATAAGCTTATTCATGCAGCATTTGACGAGATCTTTTCGCACGGCTATCAAGGTGCATCACTTGTCGATATTTTAGCCAAAGCAGGCGTACATAAAGGTTCTATGTACCACTTCTTTGCCAATAAAAAAGAGATGGCACTCGCCTCTATCGAAGAGACGATACTGCAAAAAAACGCTGAAAAATACCGCTATGTCGAAACTTATACCAGTGGCTTTCTTGAAGAATTTTACACACGATTACGTGACACTTCCGTGCGAGACTTTAAACGTGGATGTCCTATCGCCAATATCGTTCAAGAGATGTCCAACATTGATGAAGATTTTAATACTTTGATGAAATCAATTTATGGAGCTTTTCGCGCCAAGATCAAAGCCATTTTAGACAAAGCGATTGAGGTTAAAGAGATGAAACTATGCGATACGACGAAATTGGCACTCTTCATTACCTCAACGGTTGAAGGCGCTATACTTGCGGCAAAAGCGAGTGGTAATGCGCAGGATTATAGTGATGTCATTGAAGAGTTGATAGAGCATATTGAGGGGAAACGGTAA
- a CDS encoding histidine phosphatase family protein, producing MNSVQFEQWVKDYDTFDLDYTQVDFPQVEMVYVSSHTRALKTADFIHCRYQISDLVREVDAKVFIKTSLTLPKWLWLVVTRIQWYFNISEGENRIDTVYRINQFLETCDLTKDMCIITHGFVMKTIIKALQNRGFYGKQEITPQNGKLYTFSNLATME from the coding sequence ATGAATAGTGTCCAATTTGAACAATGGGTCAAAGATTATGATACTTTTGATCTTGATTATACACAAGTGGATTTTCCTCAAGTAGAAATGGTTTATGTCTCATCTCACACAAGAGCACTAAAAACGGCAGATTTTATTCACTGTAGGTACCAAATAAGTGATTTAGTGAGAGAAGTTGATGCAAAAGTGTTTATTAAAACTTCTTTGACTCTTCCTAAATGGCTTTGGTTAGTTGTTACTAGAATACAGTGGTATTTTAATATATCTGAAGGTGAAAATAGAATTGATACTGTTTACCGAATAAATCAATTTTTAGAAACATGTGATTTAACCAAAGATATGTGTATTATAACGCATGGCTTTGTGATGAAAACCATCATTAAAGCCTTACAAAATCGTGGATTTTATGGAAAACAAGAGATTACTCCTCAAAATGGAAAACTCTATACATTTTCAAACTTAGCAACCATGGAGTAG
- a CDS encoding AraC family transcriptional regulator has translation MKEITKEDYIHSVYKVIFYVEANYAQELSLEELAKVAGFSKYHFHRIFKAVSGENIGDYIRRIRLQGTTWKLKIEPKITQIALDSGYETNASFTKAFKKHFGMSPRAFSDQLKAKQGVVMVAPKVVNVEPITVLYVRKTGLYATSACEAWNLLMPFAYEQKMKFHKKIMDKETMHFGIGHDNPNLIEPDLLRYDACISCDDASIEPKGEVFRKVMEGGKFAVFLHKGAYENLKSTYDEIGQWMVQSGVKLRDKPLFEKYLNRDPRRTKPENLRTEIYVPIA, from the coding sequence ATGAAAGAGATAACCAAAGAGGACTATATTCACAGTGTGTATAAGGTCATCTTTTACGTTGAAGCCAACTATGCGCAGGAGCTGAGTCTTGAAGAGTTAGCCAAAGTGGCGGGGTTTTCGAAGTATCATTTTCATAGGATTTTTAAGGCAGTGAGCGGTGAGAACATTGGAGATTACATACGTCGCATCAGGCTTCAAGGAACGACGTGGAAGCTTAAAATTGAGCCGAAAATCACTCAAATTGCCCTTGATAGTGGCTACGAAACCAATGCCTCTTTTACCAAAGCGTTTAAAAAACATTTTGGGATGAGTCCGAGGGCTTTTTCGGATCAACTCAAAGCGAAACAAGGAGTTGTGATGGTAGCGCCAAAAGTGGTTAATGTTGAGCCGATAACGGTTTTGTATGTGCGAAAAACGGGTTTGTATGCGACCTCAGCGTGTGAAGCGTGGAATCTGTTGATGCCTTTTGCGTATGAGCAGAAGATGAAGTTTCATAAAAAAATTATGGACAAAGAGACGATGCACTTTGGCATCGGGCATGACAATCCGAACCTTATAGAACCAGACCTACTTCGCTACGATGCGTGCATTAGCTGTGATGATGCGAGTATTGAACCAAAAGGTGAGGTTTTTCGTAAGGTGATGGAGGGTGGAAAGTTTGCGGTGTTCTTGCATAAAGGTGCGTATGAAAATCTCAAATCTACTTATGATGAGATAGGTCAGTGGATGGTGCAAAGTGGCGTTAAACTACGCGATAAGCCTCTTTTTGAGAAGTATCTCAACCGTGATCCAAGGCGCACGAAACCTGAGAATTTGCGTACCGAAATTTACGTGCCTATCGCGTAG
- a CDS encoding class I SAM-dependent DNA methyltransferase has protein sequence MQPSKDYFSEKSKVYEKEPARVDNVTNIADAILEKLTYTKTTTHLMDFGSGTGLLTTQIAPHVKKITTVDVSPSMNEQLRSKKNSLPCELTMLELDLSSAELDETFDGIISSMTIHHVEDTLALFQKFHRLLNSGGSIALADLDKEDGTFHSEDMGVFHFGFDQEEFATLAKKAGFEDVNIEIVSVAKKPYGDYPIFLLTGRKA, from the coding sequence ATGCAACCATCCAAAGACTATTTTTCTGAAAAATCAAAAGTGTATGAAAAAGAGCCCGCACGTGTTGACAATGTCACCAACATCGCCGATGCGATTTTAGAGAAACTCACCTACACTAAAACAACAACGCATCTGATGGATTTTGGCTCAGGAACAGGGCTTTTGACCACCCAAATTGCTCCACATGTCAAAAAAATCACTACCGTTGATGTTTCACCTTCGATGAATGAACAACTTCGATCCAAGAAAAACTCTCTTCCTTGCGAACTTACGATGTTAGAGCTTGACCTTTCATCTGCTGAACTTGATGAAACATTTGATGGTATCATCTCCTCAATGACCATTCATCACGTTGAGGACACACTAGCACTTTTTCAAAAATTTCACCGTTTACTCAACAGTGGAGGAAGCATTGCACTCGCAGATTTAGACAAAGAAGATGGAACCTTTCATAGCGAAGATATGGGCGTTTTTCACTTTGGTTTTGACCAAGAAGAGTTTGCCACACTTGCAAAAAAAGCAGGCTTTGAAGATGTGAATATTGAAATTGTCAGTGTGGCTAAAAAGCCTTACGGGGACTACCCCATCTTTTTATTGACAGGGCGTAAAGCTTAA
- the amrB gene encoding AmmeMemoRadiSam system protein B, with the protein MNKYRKSAVAGMFYPDMCSEIKHYIAHFDKEMPELKLDVIPRALIVPHAGYIYSGYTANLAYHYTALKRSDIERVVVIGPSHRIYVSGASVALFEAYHTPCGELEIDLRYSHDLQKKFPCIDFHPSAHEEHSTEVQMPFIHHYFKHAKIVEIVYGDIMHDELSSVIDEVLKDEKTLLVISTDLSHFHTEEEANKLDNHCIEAIKNRDLHALTHGCEACGMTGVTAMVQSALHYDLSAHFLDYRTSFSRTKDDSRVVGYTSFVIG; encoded by the coding sequence GCCCATTTTGATAAAGAGATGCCAGAGTTGAAGCTCGATGTGATACCCCGAGCACTCATCGTACCGCATGCAGGCTACATTTACAGTGGTTACACCGCCAATCTTGCCTACCACTACACGGCTTTAAAACGCTCTGACATTGAACGTGTCGTTGTCATTGGTCCTAGCCATCGTATCTATGTTTCCGGCGCTTCTGTAGCCCTTTTTGAAGCGTATCATACACCCTGTGGCGAACTGGAAATAGACTTACGCTATAGCCATGATCTTCAAAAAAAGTTTCCATGTATAGACTTTCATCCTTCCGCACACGAAGAGCATTCGACGGAAGTGCAGATGCCTTTTATTCACCACTACTTTAAACACGCTAAGATTGTCGAAATCGTCTATGGCGACATCATGCATGATGAACTCTCATCCGTGATAGACGAAGTGCTTAAAGATGAAAAAACTCTTCTTGTCATCAGCACCGATCTCAGCCATTTTCACACAGAAGAAGAAGCCAATAAACTCGACAATCACTGCATAGAAGCCATTAAAAACCGTGATCTCCATGCACTGACACATGGTTGCGAAGCATGCGGTATGACAGGCGTTACAGCCATGGTACAAAGTGCGCTTCATTACGATTTAAGTGCACACTTTTTAGACTATAGAACCAGTTTTTCACGTACTAAAGATGACAGTCGGGTTGTCGGGTACACTTCGTTTGTGATTGGTTAA